In one window of Littorina saxatilis isolate snail1 linkage group LG11, US_GU_Lsax_2.0, whole genome shotgun sequence DNA:
- the LOC138980763 gene encoding autotransporter CRAC-like, protein MGLSTGQQGHPGTACVCHTGPMGLSTGHTSWTNGAEYWPTGASVGLTLQWTNGAEYCPAGASVVLTLQWTNGAEYCPAGASWTNGAEYCPEGASVVLTLQWTNGAEYCPAGASVGLTLQWTNGAEYCPAGASVVLTLQWTNGAEYCPEGASVVLTLQWTNGAEYWPTGASVVLTLQWTNGAEYCPAGASVGLTLQWTNGAEYCPAGASVVLTLQWTNGAEYCPTGASVVLTLQWTNGAEYCPAGASVVLTLQWTNGAEYCPAGASVGLTLQWTNGAEYCPTGASVVLTLQWTNGAEYCPTGASVVLTLQWTNGAEYWPTGASVGLTLQWTNGAEYWPTGTSVVLTLQWTNGAEYCPAGASVGLTLQWTNGAEYCPAGASVVLTLQWTNGAEYCPAGASVGLTLQWTNGAEYCPAGASVVLTLQWTNGAEYWPTGASVVLTLQWTNGAEYWPTGASVVLTLQWTNGAEYWPTGASVVLTLQWTNEAEYWPTGASVVLTLQWTNGAEYWPTGASVVLTLQWTNGAEYWPTGASVVLTLQWTNGAEYCPTGASVVLTLQWTNGAEYCPTGASVVLTLQWTNGAEYCPTGASVGLTLQWTNGAEYWPTGASVVLTLQWTNGAEYCPEGASVGLSLQWTNGAEYCPEGASVGLSLQWTNGAEYCPEGASVGLSLQWTNGAEYWPTGASVGLTLQWTKGAEYWPTGASVGLTLQWTNGAEYWPTGASVVLTLQWTNGAEYCPAGASVGLTLQWTNGAEYWPTGASVVLTLQWTNGAEYCPAGASVGLTLQWTNGAEYWPTGASVGLTLQWTNGAEYWPTGASVGLTLQWTNGAEYWPTGASVGLSLHRGGKGGGGDFGQYTQ, encoded by the exons ATGGGGCTGAGTACTGGCCAACAGGGTCACCCTGGGACAGCCTGTGTTTGCCACACTGGACCAATGGGGCTGAGTACTGGCCACACAAGC TGGACCAATGGGGCTGAGTACTGGCCAACAGGGGCCAGTGTTGGGTTAACTCTACAGTGGACCAATGGGGCTGAGTACTGTCCAGCAGGGGCCAGTGTTGTGTTAACTCTACAGTGGACCAATGGGGCTGAGTACTGTCCAGCAGGGGCCAGT TGGACCAATGGGGCTGAGTACTGTCCAGAAGGGGCCAGTGTTGTGTTAACTCTACAGTGGACCAATGGGGCTGAGTACTGTCCAGCAGGGGCCAGTGTTGGGTTAACTCTACAGTGGACCAATGGGGCTGAGTACTGTCCAGCAGGGGCCAGTGTTGTGTTAACTCTACAGTGGACCAATGGGGCTGAGTACTGTCCAGAAGGGGCCAGTGTTGTGTTAACTCTACAGTGGACCAATGGCGCTGAGTACTGGCCAACAGGGGCCAGTGTTGTGTTAACTCTACAGTGGACCAATGGGGCTGAGTACTGTCCAGCAGGGGCCAGTGTTGGGTTAACTCTACAGTGGACCAATGGGGCTGAGTACTGTCCAGCAGGGGCCAGTGTTGTGTTAACTCTACAGTGGACCAATGGGGCTGAGTACTGTCCAACAGGGGCCAGTGTTGTGTTAACTCTACAGTGGACCAATGGGGCTGAGTACTGTCCAGCAGGGGCCAGTGTTGTGTTAACTCTACAGTGGACCAATGGGGCTGAGTACTGTCCAGCAGGGGCCAGTGTTGGGTTAACTCTACAGTGGACCAATGGGGCTGAGTACTGTCCAACAGGGGCCAGTGTTGTGTTAACTCTACAGTGGACCAATGGGGCTGAGTACTGTCCAACAGGGGCCAGTGTTGTGTTAACTCTACAGTGGACCAATGGGGCTGAGTACTGGCCAACAGGGGCCAGTGTTGGGTTAACTCTACAGTGGACCAATGGGGCTGAGTACTGGCCAACAGGGACCAGTGTTGTGTTAACTCTACAGTGGACCAATGGCGCTGAGTACTGTCCAGCAGGGGCCAGTGTTGGGTTAACTCTACAGTGGACCAATGGGGCTGAGTACTGTCCAGCAGGGGCCAGTGTTGTGTTAACTCTACAGTGGACCAATGGCGCTGAGTACTGTCCAGCAGGGGCCAGTGTTGGGTTAACTCTACAGTGGACCAATGGGGCTGAGTACTGTCCAGCAGGGGCCAGTGTTGTGTTAACTCTACAGTGGACCAATGGCGCTGAGTACTGGCCAACAGGGGCCAGTGTTGTGTTAACTCTACAGTGGACCAATGGCGCTGAGTACTGGCCAACAGGGGCCAGTGTTGTGTTAACTCTACAGTGGACCAATGGGGCTGAGTACTGGCCAACAGGGGCCAGTGTTGTGTTAACTCTACAGTGGACCAATGAGGCTGAGTACTGGCCAACAGGGGCCAGTGTTGTGTTAACTCTACAGTGGACCAATGGGGCTGAGTACTGGCCAACAGGGGCCAGTGTTGTGTTAACTCTACAGTGGACCAATGGGGCTGAGTACTGGCCAACAGGGGCCAGTGTTGTGTTAACTCTACAGTGGACCAATGGGGCTGAGTACTGTCCAACAGGGGCCAGTGTTGTGTTAACTCTACAGTGGACCAATGGGGCTGAGTACTGTCCAACAGGGGCCAGTGTTGTGTTAACTCTACAGTGGACCAATGGGGCTGAGTACTGTCCAACAGGGGCCAGTGTTGGGTTAACTCTACAGTGGACCAATGGGGCTGAGTACTGGCCAACAGGGGCCAGTGTTGTGTTAACTCTACAGTGGACCAATGGGGCTGAGTACTGTCCAGAAGGGGCCAGTGTTGGGTTAAGTCTACAGTGGACCAATGGGGCTGAGTACTGTCCAGAAGGGGCCAGTGTTGGGTTAAGTCTACAGTGGACCAATGGGGCTGAGTACTGTCCAGAAGGGGCCAGTGTTGGGTTAAGTCTACAGTGGACCAATGGGGCTGAGTACTGGCCAACAGGGGCCAGTGTTGGGTTAACTCTACAGTGGACCAAGGGGGCTGAGTACTGGCCAACAGGGGCCAGTGTTGGGTTAACTCTACAGTGGACCAATGGGGCTGAGTACTGGCCAACAGGGGCCAGTGTTGTGTTAACTCTACAGTGGACCAATGGGGCTGAGTACTGTCCAGCAGGGGCCAGTGTTGGGTTAACTCTACAGTGGACCAATGGGGCTGAGTACTGGCCAACAGGGGCCAGTGTTGTGTTAACTCTACAGTGGACCAATGGGGCTGAGTACTGTCCAGCAGGGGCCAGTGTTGGGTTAACTCTACAGTGGACCAATGGGGCTGAGTACTGGCCAACAGGGGCCAGTGTTGGGTTAACTCTACAGTGGACCAATGGGGCTGAGTACTGGCCAACAGGGGCCAGTGTTGGGTTAACTCTACAGTGGACCAATGGGGCTGAGTACTGGCCAACAGGGGCCAGTGTTGGGTTAAGTCTACACAGGGGTGGTAAAGGAGGAGGTGGGGACTTTGGACAGTATACACAATGA